From Aegilops tauschii subsp. strangulata cultivar AL8/78 chromosome 5, Aet v6.0, whole genome shotgun sequence:
CCACCAATGCACTGTAATTTTGCGTTCCGTAAGTTTTGTCTTATTTCTGACGTAAAAAGAGaccgtaagaaaatatataatcaccataaaaaatattttatgttatgtaaaattacaaacgtaaaaacgtagtgtaaaatatacataaactccaatttttcttgtcttatgacctatatttttagtttcttataccaaattttacgtagtgaatcaaagggaatgtaactatttgaattccaaatgtaatttaattatgaagtgatcgtaagattacctcaggtgaagaataacttattctgcacccgGTGATGAATAGCATCACTATATATATACTTCTCCTCTAGGCCACATGTAAGAATGATGTCTTCACATCAAGTTGCTCAATTTCCAAGTCCATGTGACAGCCATGCCAAGCCAAACTGTTGTGTATACTACATGGAAATTACAATGCTCTTTCAATCACCAATGCCATACCGATCATGGATCGCCTACGCACCGCCCTAAATGGGAAGACCCATTCGGGATTTCGGTTTTCTTGATTCTTTCTCTCTTTCGATTCTTCTCCAAAAAAAATcatttccttctttcttcttcttcttcttctttcccttTTGCTAACCCTTTTTTggttatttttttatttttgattCCCTTTTCTTTTTCCCCTTTCTCATTTCTTCTTTCTACTTGCTTCTTTTTCTTTGTCTATTTTTTCTGCTTTTTTACAGAAAATATAATCGCATTTTTGAAAAATACACATGAACACTCATAAAACTAGAAGGGAAAATTTAAAGCCATGAACACTTTTAAAATTAaatgaatttttttttaaaaatgtGGACAATTTTCTAAATTACATGAACACTTTTTAAAATGCGTGAACACTTCATAAACTTACATGAAAATGATTTTATTGGTGCAAACACTTTTCAAATTACACAATTATCTTAAAAAATACATCAACACTTTCTAAAATTGGATCACATTTGAAAAACAATGAACACTTTTTAAACATTATGCACATTTTTATAAATAAATGAAGACTTCTTTTGGGAGCTCCTATTGGGCGCTCAAGGCGCTCGAAGTACTCACTAGCGCTCATGCTCCTATGTTGGTGGCCCGGCACAGCAGAAGCGCAAGCGATTCAGTGGCCTGGTCGTTCGATCTAGTTTGACCGGTCATGGTTGACTAGTTAACAGGTCAACCATTGACttaagaaaatgaaaaaaaatcatgaattcaTAAATGATCAtgtattttgaaaaaatattcacaaacTTAAAAAAAGTTCACTGATTTGAAGAAAGTCCATCGATTTTAAAattttcatcaaatttgaaaaaagttcatagatTTAAAAAATTCGTCAAActtaaaaaagttcatcaatttttttaaaaaaatcataatatttggaaaaatttcattgattttgaaaaaatgttcacaaaaatgaaataatttcatcaattttgaaaaatatcatcaaatttggacAAAAAATTACAAAATGTAAGAAACTTCTTCGAATTTGAAAAAATTCCTAATTTTCTGAAAAAATGCTCGTGACttgaaaaatgaaaataaaaaaaggtaaatataaagaaaagaaaatataaaAGGAACAacgaaaaaaagaagaagaaaagtgaCCTCTCAATACAGTGAACTGAAGAAAGAAtaaaatgaaaaaagaagaagctAATAGGCACAAACATGAAGCTGGCGTAGTAGTTGCTGCTGTTCCGTGGGAATCAAGATGTCTCGAGTTCGAACCTCGTCCCGGCAACTTTTTTAAAAGTTTAGCAGGAAATAGAAAATAAATGTCAAAATGCCTTTAACGGACGCCTGAAGGGCGATACCTATTTGGCGTCTGAAGAGCACCCCGTGCTGGTCCGGCCCATCTCATATGTTTTTCCTGTGTTTTAAATCACAGGGCGTCTGAAGGCCCCGTGCTGGGCTGGCCCATCTCATATCTTTTTCCTGTGTTTTTAAATCACAGGGCGTCTGAAGGACCcgtgctgggccggcccatctcaTATCTTTTTCCTGTGTTTTAAATCACAGGAAGAAGCACGCTCTACGTGAATCGAACCAGCGACCAACATAATCAAGGACCGCTGGTGTAACTACCCCGGCACCAGCGGGATCTGGTAACTTTCCACTTTTCCCTTCTtttatctttctttttcttttttccttttctgttttctgttttttcttcttcctgaTTCGATGAATTTGTTTGCAAATACGTGAACTTTTTCTTCAAATCGATGAACTTTCTTtaaaattcgatgaacttttttcaaaatatgatatatattttttgaaattgatgatttttttcaaatcgatgaatttttttcaatttttgtgaaacttttaaaaattgatgaatttttctaatttgatgaacttttttcaaattcaatgaacagTGTTATTCAAAATCCATGAACCTTTTCCATTTTTTATGATCTTTTTCCAAATTcgatgatttttttcaaaatcatgaccttgttttaaaattcatgaacaaaTTTGACTTTACaattttcttcatttttttaaaattgtTCTTTTATTCATATGCGATCACGGGAACACGGAGGAAATAAATGCAGCCAATCTCGcctacatgggccggcccaccagggTTAGCGCGTGGGCACCAAGGAGCATCCCTTTCGCCAAATGCACGCAAAAGGAGCGCCCCGCTTGAAGCGCCAAATCTGTTTAGAAAATCAAGAACTGTCTGGTCAAATCCACGGACTATTATCGTGTTTTCTTCCGTGAGGTCCAAACGCACCAAGTTTTTGTGTGGATTTGGAAATCGAAATGTACAATGAAAATGAAAGTTTCGGATGGTTACTCTTCAATAACAGGCTCAACActcaaaatatgcttaaaaggaGACACTATAATATTGGAGACGATCATAACTGCCTTCTATGTGGACTCAATATCGAAGAAACGGTGGATCACATGATATTTGCGTTCACCTTCAGCCGCCAATGCTGGGCGGCGCTTGGTCTGGATTGGGAACCTTTCTCTAGCGGTTTACATGCTGTCTAAGATCAGAAGAGCAAGCATTCCTCGCCGATGTTCTTGGAGTAATTCCTTGTTGCGGCTTGGAGCTTATGAAAAGAAAGGAATAATAAACAATTCAGATCGATTGATCCTACCTTGCAATCCTGGCCCAATAGGTTCAATAGAGACTTTGAACTCCTTCAGCACAGAGTAAAAGAGGCGCATAGGCCTCTCGTGCTTGCACTTGTAAACTCCCTACACTAGTCTTGCTCTCTTCTTGCTAGACCCCCCTGCCCCAAAAGGGTCAGGTGCTCTTTTGTATTTTATTCATTTAACTGTAACTTGTACATTGTCCCATCTTTTTATTAATATATTCACACAGTAGGAGTCTTTCCTACTGTTTCACGGTAAAAAAAAACCCGGAGACGTACCTTCCGCTGAGGGAACTTCGaaaacacatcctcgtctccatcCACTCTACTTGCGGTTACTTTGTACCTTCTCTTTGTGCAAGTTTGTATTGTGTGTTTTACCTTGTGCTTGCACTTGTTGTTGTGTTGCTTGTCAATATAGGTTGTCCACCTAATTGCATATCTAGTAACATATCTTTGTTGTAAAGACTAACATTTGTAAAGAGGTTAAAAATTGTTAGTCGCCtattcaacccccccccccccctctcgtTGACCATACCGATCCTTTCAGAATTAATGCACATTTTATAAATTCATGAATATTTGTTGACTTTGTGAATAGTTTTTGAATCTGTCAGCATTTTTCAAAACTCAGAACATTGTTTAAATTTCATGAACTTTGTTTAAATTATTGAACATTGTTTGAGCTCTCCGAGCAGGTGCACTCCATCATCGCACATACCGGCGAATAGGGGCTTCCATAGCACCGGCCGTAATTTACGTATGAAAAAAATCAAACACGCATTGATCCTTCATGTGGGTTTTCAGCTCATCTTCTATATCTAAGTAGCTAGCCCCCACTAACtatttctctcaacatgcaagcatGCCACATCATCTCACAACATGCATGAGAAAAGGCCCACCCCCACTACCATATGTCTCAATTTGCAAGCATGACACTTCATCATGAAACATGCATGGAAAAAGACTCATCCAAAcatacaaaatacatgagaattTTCAGTCTATTATGCTATTCATATTTAATAAACATTTTACAACTATATAGTAATCAAACATAATAAATTATATGTATTTTCATtttagttttttatagtattacTTCAAATATTCATGTTTCATGCAACGAATCACACTGAAATATGTTGCAAAATATTCCCGCAACAACGTTCGGGGTATCATCTAGTTGGTGaaaaatactactccctccgatccatttTTTGAGCGAACCCTCCAATCCAATATTTTTTTGGGAAACACCTGTAACTTTTGTAACTTTATTGATACTCATAACAATTACGGGTACACTGATTTGGACCTAAGATCCAATAAAATACAAAGCAACTCATATTACTAAGAGTTACAATGAAATCTCTTGTAAACACCATCTTTGCGGTAGCAATCTCTGCTCAAAAAAATACTCCAAAGACTTCAGTAAAGAGGTTGCAACTAGACTAGAGCAACGATGTTGTCACTCTTTCACCCGCACGAACATTACCAATAATGGTTTTTGAAAGCGCCTTGAGTTGCCCATCTAAAAAGATGGGAAGCCTTGATCGATGAACGTAGGGCCGGGGATGATCCCCTGCAGGTACAGGCCGTCGAATCACTATATATCTTCACCATGGTGTCGTTAAAAGATTTCACCTCCACAAAGAATCAAACCAGCAACATAAACTCATCATATCCGAATAATCGAACCTGCAAGGACAACAAACTCTCTAACCTCATGGCACTGCCAAAAGAACGAGAGGAAGTTTATTCTCACAGAACTATGATGATCACGACGAAGAACATAGAGATCTTGAAAATCCGAGGTTCCCCAACCTCTCAGCCCAAGATGACAGCTGAATGCGAGGGGACCAAAATTTCTCAGAtgacggcggcgacgacggcaCGAGAAACCCTCCAATCCAAAATAACTGTGTGGTTTTATTTAaattttggatcggagggagtagcaGATTCAGCCCAACTAAGCCCAAAACGGAGCCCACATAATGCACCAACTAAAAAGGAGAAGGAAAAAAAAGATCCGAAACCCTGACCTGTGCGCCTGTCCATCCCAGCATGGccgccgcctcgtcctcctcctgcgGCGGCGCCGGCTGCGGGACCCACTGCTCCTCCTCCACCTCGTCATCCGTAGAGGATGCTCCGGAGGGGATTCTGGGCCGTCTGTCCATATCCGGTGCCGCCGCCTCCTgcggcaagtgcggcggcggcgccgtcgtCGTGGTTGCCGGAGGCGTCGGTCTGTGCGGAGAGTGCTTGCGCGCCCAGCTGTTCGGGAAGTTCAAGCTCGCCGTCACAAGCAACGCCATGGTTCGGCCAACCGACTCCGTCCTCGTCGCCTTCTCCGGCGGCCCCGCCTCCAGGTTCACTTTCCCCACTTTTTCCTTGGTGATTCCTAATTTTTTGTACTGCTCAGCGTTGCTTACTTTGCGCACTTTTTGTTACAATCCGTTGAAATGAATTGTTGATGCGTGTGCTCTAGGGTGGCTCTGCAATTCATACATGAGATGCGGTCCAAGGCAATCGAAAGCTGGGACGCCAGCAATTCGCAAGCCCTACCCGTCTTCAATGTCGGGGCGGCGTTCGTTGACGAGAGTGTTTTGTTGTCGAAGCCCGAATGTGAAGTTGAGCAGGCAACTGAAGATATTAAGTCACTTGTGTCGAGTTTGTTGCCGGGAGATAAAGCAATGCACATTGCCTCTCTTGATTATGTGTTCTCGTCGGAATCAAAAGACGGCAAAGGCAGGCTGAGGGAGCTAGTTGGCATGATTACTGATGACACTGGGAGGGAGGATCTTCTTCAGTGCTTGCGCATGCTTTCGTTGCAGAAGGTTCTTTTTTTTTCATCTGTGATTGTGCATGCTTCAATTGCAAATTTTCATTTAATCTACATGATGTTGTGTGATGTTTTCCATTCGGTGATTAAAGTCAGATTTACCATTACATTTGATACGTTCTTCAGATTGCACTGGAAAATGGGTACACAAAGATCATGCTGGGATCATGTGCTTCTACAATAGCATGTCATGTGCTATCTGCAACAGTAAAGGTATATAGCAGATGTCCTTTCCTTTATGATTTGTTCGCCTGTTGATAGTAAAAGAGAACATGAGAAACTTAGAGGAATTGCTAATTATATCCAGGGCCAAGGTTATTCCTTA
This genomic window contains:
- the LOC109779455 gene encoding cytoplasmic tRNA 2-thiolation protein 2, yielding MAAASSSSCGGAGCGTHCSSSTSSSVEDAPEGILGRLSISGAAASCGKCGGGAVVVVAGGVGLCGECLRAQLFGKFKLAVTSNAMVRPTDSVLVAFSGGPASRVALQFIHEMRSKAIESWDASNSQALPVFNVGAAFVDESVLLSKPECEVEQATEDIKSLVSSLLPGDKAMHIASLDYVFSSESKDGKGRLRELVGMITDDTGREDLLQCLRMLSLQKIALENGYTKIMLGSCASTIACHVLSATVKGQGYSLPADIQYVDTRWEVPVVLPLRDCLAQELSLLCEFDSLKTQELLDRPCSGINGLVASFVARLREENPSREHTIVRTAQKLKPFPFNKFSANGYHDFLPSRLRPKFQDVDSDESASSEVLCLICRSPFSESELQNFESTRRKSQKKIDLYTAYCCQSCHFQILPGGRDLYDHFFSLIPRFWTERADTASASHSSLRDQIEDYLLEDDDDGN